Proteins encoded in a region of the Orcinus orca chromosome X, mOrcOrc1.1, whole genome shotgun sequence genome:
- the LOC125963109 gene encoding ferritin heavy chain-like, whose product MHFPPTLLPEPPSQVRQSYHPDCEAAVNSHFNLEFHASLVCLATAVYLDRDDVALKHFTRFFLRRSREHSRRARCLIRLQTQRGGRLDFQDIRSPVSVNWKSGLKAMKCTLFLEKFMNHSLLHLHQLAIDKSDPYLHRFLATHYPSQQVAFIRELEGHVTSLSMMGAPDVDLAGSLFDKLTLGNSDKN is encoded by the coding sequence ATGCACTTTCCGCCCACCTTGCTGCCCGAGCCGCCCTCGCAGGTGCGCCAGAGCTACCACCCCGACTGCGAGGCCGCCGTCAACAGCCATTTCAACCTGGAGTTCCACGCCTCCTTAGTGTGCCTGGCCACGGCCGTTTACCTCGACCGCGACGACGTGGCCTTGAAGCACTTCACCCGGTTCTTCCTGCGCCGCTCCCGCGAGCACAGCAGGCGGGCCCGGTGCCTGATTCGCCTGCAGACCCAGCGCGGGGGCCGCCTCGACTTCCAAGACATCAGGAGCCCAGTCAGTGTCAACTGGAAGAGCGGCCTCAAGGCCATGAAGTGCACCTTGTTCCTGGAAAAGTTCATGAACCACAGCCTGCTCCACCTGCACCAGCTGGCCATCGACAAGAGCGACCCCTACCTGCACCGCTTCCTGGCAACTCACTACCCCAGCCAGCAGGTGGCGTTCATCAGGGAGCTGGAGGGTCATGTCACCAGCCTGAGCATGATGGGGGCCCCGGACGTCGACCTGGCAGGGTCCCTCTTTGACAAGCTCACCCTGGGCAACAGCGATAAGAACTGA